The following are encoded in a window of Spodoptera frugiperda isolate SF20-4 chromosome 3, AGI-APGP_CSIRO_Sfru_2.0, whole genome shotgun sequence genomic DNA:
- the LOC118273899 gene encoding protein fem-1 homolog CG6966 isoform X2, with translation MDFKTVVFNAARDGNLTRLKAYLHSWRSADELNMLVGAKVGGATPLVIACRNGHYDVAEYLIERCKADIEQPGSVTFDGETIEGAPPLWCAAAAGHLPLVKLLVRAGANVNSTTRTHSTPLRAACFDGHYDIVKFLVDNGADIEIANRHGHTCLMIACYKGHIRIAKYLLSLNADVNRKSVKGNTALHDCAESGSLNILKMLLGYGATMDVDSYGMTPLLAASVTGHTHIVEHLINAEHGLVTRQQRIDALELLGATYVDKRRDMVGALALWKRAMDDRFPADGSEPIPKPKDVPRIEAYDFAVEPSNAQQLEEILADPDGMRMQALVIRERILGPAHPDTSYYVRYRGAVYADAGRFVRCRQLWHHALDMQRAVLPPLSPLTQSSLYSFAELFSYMLAERARPPLRGRIVPPVTFEDIEPVFSKALDEIHRGTELLDSKLSIDREQTLSTLQRVLVISLHLAALMARLLEEPDCTEEVSRKIHKAVYSLVKLDITVRQGRSALHVACSAEGARGRGGRAWLATEPAPPAPPARLVTLMLRLGAPPDARDADGNTPLHLVCKLNPCPAEVVRELLAHGAHIDTVNYEGETAEQILKASAQSLASIVNPLRYTSLRCLAARTVKNYRLPYRHVLPLCLYSTVLTH, from the exons GCGTACCTACACAGTTGGCGCTCTGCAGACGAGCTGAACATGTTGGTGGGTGCGAAGGTCGGGGGAGCGACGCCACTAGTCATCGCTTGCAGAAACGGTCATTACGACGTCGCCGAGTATTTAATCGAGAGATGTAAAGCGGACATCGAACAACCTGGTTCAG TGACATTCGACGGTGAGACGATAGAGGGCGCGCCCCCGCTGTGGTGCGCCGCGGCCGCCGGCCACCTGCCGCTGGTGAAGCTGCTGGTGCGCGCCGGCGCCAACGTCAACTCCACCACGAGGACACACAGCACGCCGCTCAGGGCAGCTTGCTTCGACGGCCATTATGATATCGTTAAGTTCCTAGTCGACAATGGTGCCG ACATAGAAATAGCAAATCGGCACGGGCACACGTGTTTAATGATAGCGTGCTACAAAGGCCACATTAGAATCGCTAAGTACTTGTTATCGCTTAATGCCGACGTGAACAGAAAGAGTGTCAAAGGAAACACGGCGCTACACGACTGCGCAGAGAGCGGCTCCCTCAATATACTCAAAATGCTGTTAGGATACGGAGCCACTATGGACGTAGATTCATAcg GTATGACGCCACTCCTAGCAGCATCAGTTACCGGACACACACATATAGTAGAACACCTTATAAACGCTGAACATGGACTTGTAACAAGACAACAGCGCATCGATGCGCTAGAGCTGCTCGGGGCCACCTATGTGGACAAACGACGCGACATGGTCGGGGCGCTCGCATTGTGGAAGAGAGCCATGGACGACAG ATTCCCTGCGGACGGTAGCGAACCCATTCCTAAGCCTAAAGACGTCCCACGCATAGAAGCTTACGACTTTGCGGTGGAGCCCAGCAATGCGCAACAACTAGAGGAAATACTCGCCGACCCCGACGGCATGAGGATGCAGGCCCTGGTGATCCGCGAGAGGATCCTGGGCCCGGCGCACCCCGACACGTCGTACTACGTGCGCTACCGCGGCGCCGTGTACGCGGACGCGGGGCGCTTCGTGCGCTGCCGCCAGCTGTGGCACCACGCGCTCGACATGCAGCGCGCCGTGCTGCCGCCGCTGTCGCCGCTCACGCAGTCCTCGCTGTACTCCTTCGCCGAGCTGTTCTCCTACATGCTGGCCGAGCGCGCGCGGCCCCCGCTGCGCGGCCGCATCGTGCCGCCCGTCACCTTCGAGGACATCGAGCCCGTCTTCTCCAAGGCGCTCGACGAGATCCACCGCGGCACGGAGCTGCTGGACTCCAAGCTCAGCATCGACCGCGAGCAGACGCTCAGCACGCTGCAGCGAGTGCTCGTCATCTCGCTGCACCTCGCCGCGCTCATGGCGCGCCTGCTCGAGGAGCCCGACTGTACCGAGGAGGTGTCCCGGAAGATCCACAAGGCTGTGTATTCGCTCGTCAAGCTAGACATTACG GTCCGCCAGGGCCGGTCTGCGCTGCACGTGGCGTGCTCGGCCGAGGGGGCGCGGGGCCGCGGGGGGCGCGCGTGGCTGGCCACGGagcccgcgccccccgcgcccccggcgCGCTTGGTGACGCTCATGTTGCGGCTGGGCGCGCCGCCGGACGCGCGGGACGCGGACGGGAACACTCCGTTGCACCTCGTCTGCAAG CTGAACCCGTGCCCGGCGGAGGTGGTCCGCGAGCTGCTGGCGCACGGCGCGCACATCGACACGGTGAACTACGAGGGCGAGACGGCGGAGCAGATCCTGAAGGCGTCGGCGCAGAGCCTGGCCAGCATCGTGAACCCGCTGCGCTACACGTCGCTGCGCTGCCTGGCGGCGCGCACGGTGAAGAACTACCGCCTGCCCTACCGACACGTGCTGCCGCTGTGCCTCTACTCCACCGTGCTCACGCACTGA
- the LOC118273899 gene encoding protein fem-1 homolog CG6966 isoform X1: MSAGVWDLMPSRGRWIETLRHCGKTLLRRQRRLLRRLKKAYLHSWRSADELNMLVGAKVGGATPLVIACRNGHYDVAEYLIERCKADIEQPGSVTFDGETIEGAPPLWCAAAAGHLPLVKLLVRAGANVNSTTRTHSTPLRAACFDGHYDIVKFLVDNGADIEIANRHGHTCLMIACYKGHIRIAKYLLSLNADVNRKSVKGNTALHDCAESGSLNILKMLLGYGATMDVDSYGMTPLLAASVTGHTHIVEHLINAEHGLVTRQQRIDALELLGATYVDKRRDMVGALALWKRAMDDRFPADGSEPIPKPKDVPRIEAYDFAVEPSNAQQLEEILADPDGMRMQALVIRERILGPAHPDTSYYVRYRGAVYADAGRFVRCRQLWHHALDMQRAVLPPLSPLTQSSLYSFAELFSYMLAERARPPLRGRIVPPVTFEDIEPVFSKALDEIHRGTELLDSKLSIDREQTLSTLQRVLVISLHLAALMARLLEEPDCTEEVSRKIHKAVYSLVKLDITVRQGRSALHVACSAEGARGRGGRAWLATEPAPPAPPARLVTLMLRLGAPPDARDADGNTPLHLVCKLNPCPAEVVRELLAHGAHIDTVNYEGETAEQILKASAQSLASIVNPLRYTSLRCLAARTVKNYRLPYRHVLPLCLYSTVLTH; encoded by the exons GCGTACCTACACAGTTGGCGCTCTGCAGACGAGCTGAACATGTTGGTGGGTGCGAAGGTCGGGGGAGCGACGCCACTAGTCATCGCTTGCAGAAACGGTCATTACGACGTCGCCGAGTATTTAATCGAGAGATGTAAAGCGGACATCGAACAACCTGGTTCAG TGACATTCGACGGTGAGACGATAGAGGGCGCGCCCCCGCTGTGGTGCGCCGCGGCCGCCGGCCACCTGCCGCTGGTGAAGCTGCTGGTGCGCGCCGGCGCCAACGTCAACTCCACCACGAGGACACACAGCACGCCGCTCAGGGCAGCTTGCTTCGACGGCCATTATGATATCGTTAAGTTCCTAGTCGACAATGGTGCCG ACATAGAAATAGCAAATCGGCACGGGCACACGTGTTTAATGATAGCGTGCTACAAAGGCCACATTAGAATCGCTAAGTACTTGTTATCGCTTAATGCCGACGTGAACAGAAAGAGTGTCAAAGGAAACACGGCGCTACACGACTGCGCAGAGAGCGGCTCCCTCAATATACTCAAAATGCTGTTAGGATACGGAGCCACTATGGACGTAGATTCATAcg GTATGACGCCACTCCTAGCAGCATCAGTTACCGGACACACACATATAGTAGAACACCTTATAAACGCTGAACATGGACTTGTAACAAGACAACAGCGCATCGATGCGCTAGAGCTGCTCGGGGCCACCTATGTGGACAAACGACGCGACATGGTCGGGGCGCTCGCATTGTGGAAGAGAGCCATGGACGACAG ATTCCCTGCGGACGGTAGCGAACCCATTCCTAAGCCTAAAGACGTCCCACGCATAGAAGCTTACGACTTTGCGGTGGAGCCCAGCAATGCGCAACAACTAGAGGAAATACTCGCCGACCCCGACGGCATGAGGATGCAGGCCCTGGTGATCCGCGAGAGGATCCTGGGCCCGGCGCACCCCGACACGTCGTACTACGTGCGCTACCGCGGCGCCGTGTACGCGGACGCGGGGCGCTTCGTGCGCTGCCGCCAGCTGTGGCACCACGCGCTCGACATGCAGCGCGCCGTGCTGCCGCCGCTGTCGCCGCTCACGCAGTCCTCGCTGTACTCCTTCGCCGAGCTGTTCTCCTACATGCTGGCCGAGCGCGCGCGGCCCCCGCTGCGCGGCCGCATCGTGCCGCCCGTCACCTTCGAGGACATCGAGCCCGTCTTCTCCAAGGCGCTCGACGAGATCCACCGCGGCACGGAGCTGCTGGACTCCAAGCTCAGCATCGACCGCGAGCAGACGCTCAGCACGCTGCAGCGAGTGCTCGTCATCTCGCTGCACCTCGCCGCGCTCATGGCGCGCCTGCTCGAGGAGCCCGACTGTACCGAGGAGGTGTCCCGGAAGATCCACAAGGCTGTGTATTCGCTCGTCAAGCTAGACATTACG GTCCGCCAGGGCCGGTCTGCGCTGCACGTGGCGTGCTCGGCCGAGGGGGCGCGGGGCCGCGGGGGGCGCGCGTGGCTGGCCACGGagcccgcgccccccgcgcccccggcgCGCTTGGTGACGCTCATGTTGCGGCTGGGCGCGCCGCCGGACGCGCGGGACGCGGACGGGAACACTCCGTTGCACCTCGTCTGCAAG CTGAACCCGTGCCCGGCGGAGGTGGTCCGCGAGCTGCTGGCGCACGGCGCGCACATCGACACGGTGAACTACGAGGGCGAGACGGCGGAGCAGATCCTGAAGGCGTCGGCGCAGAGCCTGGCCAGCATCGTGAACCCGCTGCGCTACACGTCGCTGCGCTGCCTGGCGGCGCGCACGGTGAAGAACTACCGCCTGCCCTACCGACACGTGCTGCCGCTGTGCCTCTACTCCACCGTGCTCACGCACTGA
- the LOC118273899 gene encoding protein fem-1 homolog CG6966 isoform X3, with amino-acid sequence MNTYAYLHSWRSADELNMLVGAKVGGATPLVIACRNGHYDVAEYLIERCKADIEQPGSVTFDGETIEGAPPLWCAAAAGHLPLVKLLVRAGANVNSTTRTHSTPLRAACFDGHYDIVKFLVDNGADIEIANRHGHTCLMIACYKGHIRIAKYLLSLNADVNRKSVKGNTALHDCAESGSLNILKMLLGYGATMDVDSYGMTPLLAASVTGHTHIVEHLINAEHGLVTRQQRIDALELLGATYVDKRRDMVGALALWKRAMDDRFPADGSEPIPKPKDVPRIEAYDFAVEPSNAQQLEEILADPDGMRMQALVIRERILGPAHPDTSYYVRYRGAVYADAGRFVRCRQLWHHALDMQRAVLPPLSPLTQSSLYSFAELFSYMLAERARPPLRGRIVPPVTFEDIEPVFSKALDEIHRGTELLDSKLSIDREQTLSTLQRVLVISLHLAALMARLLEEPDCTEEVSRKIHKAVYSLVKLDITVRQGRSALHVACSAEGARGRGGRAWLATEPAPPAPPARLVTLMLRLGAPPDARDADGNTPLHLVCKLNPCPAEVVRELLAHGAHIDTVNYEGETAEQILKASAQSLASIVNPLRYTSLRCLAARTVKNYRLPYRHVLPLCLYSTVLTH; translated from the exons GCGTACCTACACAGTTGGCGCTCTGCAGACGAGCTGAACATGTTGGTGGGTGCGAAGGTCGGGGGAGCGACGCCACTAGTCATCGCTTGCAGAAACGGTCATTACGACGTCGCCGAGTATTTAATCGAGAGATGTAAAGCGGACATCGAACAACCTGGTTCAG TGACATTCGACGGTGAGACGATAGAGGGCGCGCCCCCGCTGTGGTGCGCCGCGGCCGCCGGCCACCTGCCGCTGGTGAAGCTGCTGGTGCGCGCCGGCGCCAACGTCAACTCCACCACGAGGACACACAGCACGCCGCTCAGGGCAGCTTGCTTCGACGGCCATTATGATATCGTTAAGTTCCTAGTCGACAATGGTGCCG ACATAGAAATAGCAAATCGGCACGGGCACACGTGTTTAATGATAGCGTGCTACAAAGGCCACATTAGAATCGCTAAGTACTTGTTATCGCTTAATGCCGACGTGAACAGAAAGAGTGTCAAAGGAAACACGGCGCTACACGACTGCGCAGAGAGCGGCTCCCTCAATATACTCAAAATGCTGTTAGGATACGGAGCCACTATGGACGTAGATTCATAcg GTATGACGCCACTCCTAGCAGCATCAGTTACCGGACACACACATATAGTAGAACACCTTATAAACGCTGAACATGGACTTGTAACAAGACAACAGCGCATCGATGCGCTAGAGCTGCTCGGGGCCACCTATGTGGACAAACGACGCGACATGGTCGGGGCGCTCGCATTGTGGAAGAGAGCCATGGACGACAG ATTCCCTGCGGACGGTAGCGAACCCATTCCTAAGCCTAAAGACGTCCCACGCATAGAAGCTTACGACTTTGCGGTGGAGCCCAGCAATGCGCAACAACTAGAGGAAATACTCGCCGACCCCGACGGCATGAGGATGCAGGCCCTGGTGATCCGCGAGAGGATCCTGGGCCCGGCGCACCCCGACACGTCGTACTACGTGCGCTACCGCGGCGCCGTGTACGCGGACGCGGGGCGCTTCGTGCGCTGCCGCCAGCTGTGGCACCACGCGCTCGACATGCAGCGCGCCGTGCTGCCGCCGCTGTCGCCGCTCACGCAGTCCTCGCTGTACTCCTTCGCCGAGCTGTTCTCCTACATGCTGGCCGAGCGCGCGCGGCCCCCGCTGCGCGGCCGCATCGTGCCGCCCGTCACCTTCGAGGACATCGAGCCCGTCTTCTCCAAGGCGCTCGACGAGATCCACCGCGGCACGGAGCTGCTGGACTCCAAGCTCAGCATCGACCGCGAGCAGACGCTCAGCACGCTGCAGCGAGTGCTCGTCATCTCGCTGCACCTCGCCGCGCTCATGGCGCGCCTGCTCGAGGAGCCCGACTGTACCGAGGAGGTGTCCCGGAAGATCCACAAGGCTGTGTATTCGCTCGTCAAGCTAGACATTACG GTCCGCCAGGGCCGGTCTGCGCTGCACGTGGCGTGCTCGGCCGAGGGGGCGCGGGGCCGCGGGGGGCGCGCGTGGCTGGCCACGGagcccgcgccccccgcgcccccggcgCGCTTGGTGACGCTCATGTTGCGGCTGGGCGCGCCGCCGGACGCGCGGGACGCGGACGGGAACACTCCGTTGCACCTCGTCTGCAAG CTGAACCCGTGCCCGGCGGAGGTGGTCCGCGAGCTGCTGGCGCACGGCGCGCACATCGACACGGTGAACTACGAGGGCGAGACGGCGGAGCAGATCCTGAAGGCGTCGGCGCAGAGCCTGGCCAGCATCGTGAACCCGCTGCGCTACACGTCGCTGCGCTGCCTGGCGGCGCGCACGGTGAAGAACTACCGCCTGCCCTACCGACACGTGCTGCCGCTGTGCCTCTACTCCACCGTGCTCACGCACTGA
- the LOC118273899 gene encoding protein fem-1 homolog CG6966 isoform X4 encodes MLVGAKVGGATPLVIACRNGHYDVAEYLIERCKADIEQPGSVTFDGETIEGAPPLWCAAAAGHLPLVKLLVRAGANVNSTTRTHSTPLRAACFDGHYDIVKFLVDNGADIEIANRHGHTCLMIACYKGHIRIAKYLLSLNADVNRKSVKGNTALHDCAESGSLNILKMLLGYGATMDVDSYGMTPLLAASVTGHTHIVEHLINAEHGLVTRQQRIDALELLGATYVDKRRDMVGALALWKRAMDDRFPADGSEPIPKPKDVPRIEAYDFAVEPSNAQQLEEILADPDGMRMQALVIRERILGPAHPDTSYYVRYRGAVYADAGRFVRCRQLWHHALDMQRAVLPPLSPLTQSSLYSFAELFSYMLAERARPPLRGRIVPPVTFEDIEPVFSKALDEIHRGTELLDSKLSIDREQTLSTLQRVLVISLHLAALMARLLEEPDCTEEVSRKIHKAVYSLVKLDITVRQGRSALHVACSAEGARGRGGRAWLATEPAPPAPPARLVTLMLRLGAPPDARDADGNTPLHLVCKLNPCPAEVVRELLAHGAHIDTVNYEGETAEQILKASAQSLASIVNPLRYTSLRCLAARTVKNYRLPYRHVLPLCLYSTVLTH; translated from the exons ATGTTGGTGGGTGCGAAGGTCGGGGGAGCGACGCCACTAGTCATCGCTTGCAGAAACGGTCATTACGACGTCGCCGAGTATTTAATCGAGAGATGTAAAGCGGACATCGAACAACCTGGTTCAG TGACATTCGACGGTGAGACGATAGAGGGCGCGCCCCCGCTGTGGTGCGCCGCGGCCGCCGGCCACCTGCCGCTGGTGAAGCTGCTGGTGCGCGCCGGCGCCAACGTCAACTCCACCACGAGGACACACAGCACGCCGCTCAGGGCAGCTTGCTTCGACGGCCATTATGATATCGTTAAGTTCCTAGTCGACAATGGTGCCG ACATAGAAATAGCAAATCGGCACGGGCACACGTGTTTAATGATAGCGTGCTACAAAGGCCACATTAGAATCGCTAAGTACTTGTTATCGCTTAATGCCGACGTGAACAGAAAGAGTGTCAAAGGAAACACGGCGCTACACGACTGCGCAGAGAGCGGCTCCCTCAATATACTCAAAATGCTGTTAGGATACGGAGCCACTATGGACGTAGATTCATAcg GTATGACGCCACTCCTAGCAGCATCAGTTACCGGACACACACATATAGTAGAACACCTTATAAACGCTGAACATGGACTTGTAACAAGACAACAGCGCATCGATGCGCTAGAGCTGCTCGGGGCCACCTATGTGGACAAACGACGCGACATGGTCGGGGCGCTCGCATTGTGGAAGAGAGCCATGGACGACAG ATTCCCTGCGGACGGTAGCGAACCCATTCCTAAGCCTAAAGACGTCCCACGCATAGAAGCTTACGACTTTGCGGTGGAGCCCAGCAATGCGCAACAACTAGAGGAAATACTCGCCGACCCCGACGGCATGAGGATGCAGGCCCTGGTGATCCGCGAGAGGATCCTGGGCCCGGCGCACCCCGACACGTCGTACTACGTGCGCTACCGCGGCGCCGTGTACGCGGACGCGGGGCGCTTCGTGCGCTGCCGCCAGCTGTGGCACCACGCGCTCGACATGCAGCGCGCCGTGCTGCCGCCGCTGTCGCCGCTCACGCAGTCCTCGCTGTACTCCTTCGCCGAGCTGTTCTCCTACATGCTGGCCGAGCGCGCGCGGCCCCCGCTGCGCGGCCGCATCGTGCCGCCCGTCACCTTCGAGGACATCGAGCCCGTCTTCTCCAAGGCGCTCGACGAGATCCACCGCGGCACGGAGCTGCTGGACTCCAAGCTCAGCATCGACCGCGAGCAGACGCTCAGCACGCTGCAGCGAGTGCTCGTCATCTCGCTGCACCTCGCCGCGCTCATGGCGCGCCTGCTCGAGGAGCCCGACTGTACCGAGGAGGTGTCCCGGAAGATCCACAAGGCTGTGTATTCGCTCGTCAAGCTAGACATTACG GTCCGCCAGGGCCGGTCTGCGCTGCACGTGGCGTGCTCGGCCGAGGGGGCGCGGGGCCGCGGGGGGCGCGCGTGGCTGGCCACGGagcccgcgccccccgcgcccccggcgCGCTTGGTGACGCTCATGTTGCGGCTGGGCGCGCCGCCGGACGCGCGGGACGCGGACGGGAACACTCCGTTGCACCTCGTCTGCAAG CTGAACCCGTGCCCGGCGGAGGTGGTCCGCGAGCTGCTGGCGCACGGCGCGCACATCGACACGGTGAACTACGAGGGCGAGACGGCGGAGCAGATCCTGAAGGCGTCGGCGCAGAGCCTGGCCAGCATCGTGAACCCGCTGCGCTACACGTCGCTGCGCTGCCTGGCGGCGCGCACGGTGAAGAACTACCGCCTGCCCTACCGACACGTGCTGCCGCTGTGCCTCTACTCCACCGTGCTCACGCACTGA
- the LOC118273900 gene encoding uncharacterized protein LOC118273900: protein MEKFTFTSERTSSKKDKPTFNGPNFYHAYKDSEFLRIDTNIDTLLERGYELRQKLKSIQDGEMLLVDGMNLERNSPLLIKKTGPKTKVEDYEFTYNRLMALTAAYVFENRQKFPRIRSSEPQGLGLVWDQNDYDKCKLYLSAVSGTEYMIHCFSFWPLICGLRKFQVKKLPADLVIKMGNIKNAKGVTMAKVLKSKMPSAKVVWMMFPEATTKELETLINDKPEFKCLFQD, encoded by the exons ATGGAGAAGTTCACTTTCACGTCTGAAAGGACGAGTTCGAAGAAGGACAAACCCACGTTCAATGGGCCTAACTTTTACCATGCGTACAAGGATTCAGAATTCTTACGTATAGATACTAATATTGATACGTTGCTGGAACGCGGCTACGAGTTGAGACAGAAACTAAAATCAATCCAAGATGGAGAAATGCTACTCGTCGACGGAATGAATTTAGAACGCAA CTCGCCACTGCTTATAAAGAAAACCGGTCCAAAGACCAAAGTGGAGGATTATGAATTCACTTACAACCGTCTGATGGCTCTCACTGCTGCTTACGTTTTCGAGAATCGGCAAAAATTCCCTAGAATACGGTCCAGCGAACCGCAAGGACTCGGCTTGGTATGGGATCAAAATGATTATGACAAGTGCAAACTTTACTTGTCTGCCGTGAGTGGCACTGAGTACATGATACATTGTTTCTCGTTCTGGCCTCTCATTTGCGGACTGCGCAAATTTCAAGTGAAAAAGCTTCCCGCGGATCTGGTCATAAAGATGGGTAATATCAAAAACGCCAAAGGAGTTACCATGGCAAAGGTCTTGAAAAGTAAGATGCCCTCAGCGAAAGTCGTGTGGATGATGTTTCCAGAGGCTACCACAAAGGAGTTGGAAACTCTGATCAATGACAAACCTGAATTTAAGTGCTTGTTCCAGGATTGA